Proteins encoded together in one Oscillospiraceae bacterium window:
- a CDS encoding Gfo/Idh/MocA family oxidoreductase yields MSKLKIGIIGTGSISNEHIRGYLNNPDVELYAFCDIDADKLNAMGKKYGVTRLYTDKDEMLKLSELDAVSVCTWNAAHAECTIAALNAGKHVLCEKPTAMNTAEAQAMKDAAEKNGKILMIGFVRRHGNDCALLKDFIEKGEFGELYYGKAKYLRRNGCPGGWFGNKEFSGGGPLIDLGVHVIDMVKYLAGNPKPVSVYGFTFDKLGNRPGLRENVSIGNYRGLHNKTVFNVEDFAGAIIRFDNGFVLSVEASFSLNEKCDTSSIELFGTKSGARLDASNDPPLEIYTTTNGYLTNTTFFNRRLTESGDFFAMEMNNFVDAVLGRAECKAPAQDGVDIMKILDAIYESARTGHEVVID; encoded by the coding sequence ATGTCAAAATTAAAAATAGGTATTATAGGTACAGGAAGTATTTCCAACGAGCATATCAGAGGTTATCTGAATAATCCCGATGTTGAGCTTTATGCTTTTTGCGATATTGATGCCGACAAGCTTAATGCAATGGGCAAAAAATACGGTGTCACCCGTCTTTATACCGATAAGGACGAAATGTTGAAGCTGAGTGAGTTGGATGCGGTGAGCGTGTGCACCTGGAATGCCGCTCACGCAGAATGTACTATTGCCGCTCTCAATGCAGGTAAGCATGTTTTGTGTGAAAAGCCCACCGCCATGAATACTGCCGAGGCGCAGGCAATGAAGGATGCGGCAGAGAAAAACGGAAAAATACTGATGATCGGCTTTGTGCGCCGTCACGGTAATGATTGTGCGCTTCTTAAGGACTTTATAGAAAAGGGCGAATTCGGCGAGCTTTACTACGGCAAGGCGAAATATCTGCGCCGCAACGGATGCCCGGGCGGTTGGTTCGGAAACAAGGAGTTTTCGGGCGGCGGTCCGCTTATAGACCTGGGTGTGCACGTAATCGATATGGTGAAATATCTTGCCGGTAACCCCAAGCCCGTTTCGGTTTACGGCTTCACCTTCGATAAGCTGGGCAACCGTCCCGGTCTGCGCGAAAATGTTTCTATCGGCAACTATCGCGGCTTGCACAATAAAACCGTTTTCAATGTTGAGGACTTTGCAGGCGCAATAATACGCTTTGACAACGGCTTTGTATTGTCGGTTGAGGCAAGCTTCAGCCTTAATGAAAAGTGCGATACCTCTTCAATCGAGCTGTTCGGAACAAAGTCGGGCGCAAGGCTGGATGCATCAAACGACCCACCGCTGGAGATTTATACAACCACCAACGGCTATCTCACCAACACCACCTTCTTTAACCGCCGTCTTACCGAATCCGGCGACTTTTTCGCCATGGAAATGAATAATTTTGTGGATGCTGTTCTTGGCAGAGCCGAATGTAAGGCGCCCGCGCAGGACGGCGTGGACATAATGAAAATTCTTGATGCCATCTATGAATCCGCACGCACGGGTCATGAGGTGGTTATAGACTGA